In Corylus avellana chromosome ca2, CavTom2PMs-1.0, the following proteins share a genomic window:
- the LOC132170400 gene encoding ubiquitin domain-containing protein DSK2b-like isoform X2 encodes MGGDGAAEEGTESSGREGVTVNVRCSNGSKFSVQIGLDSTVGSFKDALAQKCDIPSDQQRLIYKGRILKDDQTLQSYGLEADHTVHLVRGFAPAAAPANAAGGTNPGGPTTTQSNTRSVGSNEGEAMGGAGFGASLLPGLGINGMDGGAGGLFGAGFPDFEQVQQQLTRNPNIMREIMNMPVVQNLMNNPDIMRNLIMSNPQMREIIDQNPELAHVLNDPSTLRQTLEAARNPELMREMMRNTDRAMSNIESSPEGFNMLRRMYENVQEPFLNATTMAGNTGNDNANPFAALLGTQGGDQAINPSSTSPTAGSETAAGSPAPNTNPLPNPWTATATAGAVQTNTTRSTPIGDARAQAPAGLGGLGLPGLEGMLGTMPDASSVNQLMQNPAISQMMQSILSNPQYMNQIIALNPQMRSFLDSNSQLREMMQNPEVLRQLTSPDTMQQLLTFQQALLSRLGQQQSTQEQGQTGGGTGPLNNTGLEMLMNMFGGLGAGSLAVPNRSNVPPEELYATQLSQLQEMGFFDTQENIRALIATAGNVHAAVERLLGNLGQ; translated from the exons ATGGGGGGTGATGGAGCTGCGGAGGAGGGAACCGAATCCAGCGGTCGAGAGGGAGTCACCGTCAACGTGCGGTGCTCCAACGGCTCGAAGTTTTCCGTCCAGATTGGGCTGGACTCCACCGTCGGATCGTTCAAGGACGCTTTGGCCCAGAAGTGCGATATACCGTCAGATCAACAGAGGCTGATTTACAAGGGTCGGATCCTCAAGGACGATCAGACCCTTCAAAGCTACG GCTTGGAGGCAGATCATACTGTCCACTTAGTTCGTGGTTTTGCACCAGCTGCTGCACCAGCCAATGCTGCTGGTGGAACCAATCCGGGAGGTCCAACTACCACTCAAAGTAATACTAGAAGTGTTGGTTCAAATGAAGGTGAGGCAATGGGAGGAGCTGGTTTTGGAGCTTCACTACTTCCTGGACTCGGTATTAATGGGATGGATGGTGGTGCTGGTGGTTTGTTTGGAGCTGGGTTTCCAGATTTTGAACAGGTGCAACAACAGCTGACTCGGAACCCAAACATAATGAGAGAAATAATGAATATGCCTGTTGTTCAAAACCTAATGAATAACCCCGATATAATGCGGAACTTGATTATGAGTAATCCTCAAATGCGTGAAATCATTGATCAAAACCCTGAGCTAGCACATGTACTTAATGATCCCAGCACTCTCCGTCAGACACTTGAAGCTGCAAGAAACCCAGAGCTCATGCGTGAGATGATGCGCAACACTGACAGAGCAATGAGCAATATTGAATCTTCTCCTGAGGGATTCAATATGCTGAGGCGCATGTATGAAAATGTTCAAGAGCCATTCCTGAATGCAACGACAATGGCTGGGAATACCGGAAACGATAATGCGAACCCATTTGCAGCTCTTTTGGGGACCCAAGGTGGGGACCAGGCCATAAATCCATCAAGTACATCACCAACCGCTGGTTCTGAGACGGCTGCTGGTTCTCCTGCTCCCAATACTAACCCACTTCCAAATCCTTGGACAGCTACTGCCA CAGCTGGAGCTGTCCAAACAAACACCACGAGGTCAACTCCTATTGGGGATGCTAGGGCACAGGCACCTGCTGGCTTAGGTGGGCTTGGTCTTCCGGGGCTTGAAGGCATGCTTGGTACAATGCCGGATGCTTCTTCAGTCAATCAGTTGATGCAAAATCCAGCTATTTCGCAGATGATGCAAAGCATCCTTTCCAACCCTCAATATATGAATCAG ATTATTGCTCTCAATCCCCAGATGCGCAGTTTCCTTGATTCCAATTCTCAACTTAGGGAAATGATGCAGAACCCAGAAGTTCTTCGCCAGTTGACTTCTCCTGATACAATGCAG CAACTGTTGACTTTTCAACAAGCTCTTCTGTCTCGGCTTGGTCAGCAGCAGTCAACACA GGAACAGGGTCAGACTGGAGGAGGTACAG GACCATTGAACAACACTGGGTTGGAGATGTTGATGAACATGTTTGGTGGACTCGGGGCTGGCAGCCTGGCTGTTCCTAATAGATCTAATG TGCCGCCAGAAGAACTCTATGCTACTCAGCTGTCGCAGCTTCAAGAAATGGGTTTCTTTGACACACAAGAGAATATACGGGCCTTGATTGCCACTGCAGGTAATGTTCATGCTGCGGTGGAGCGACTTTTGGGGAACTTGGGCCAGTAG
- the LOC132170400 gene encoding ubiquitin domain-containing protein DSK2b-like isoform X1 translates to MGGDGAAEEGTESSGREGVTVNVRCSNGSKFSVQIGLDSTVGSFKDALAQKCDIPSDQQRLIYKGRILKDDQTLQSYGLEADHTVHLVRGFAPAAAPANAAGGTNPGGPTTTQSNTRSVGSNEGEAMGGAGFGASLLPGLGINGMDGGAGGLFGAGFPDFEQVQQQLTRNPNIMREIMNMPVVQNLMNNPDIMRNLIMSNPQMREIIDQNPELAHVLNDPSTLRQTLEAARNPELMREMMRNTDRAMSNIESSPEGFNMLRRMYENVQEPFLNATTMAGNTGNDNANPFAALLGTQGGDQAINPSSTSPTAGSETAAGSPAPNTNPLPNPWTATATAGAVQTNTTRSTPIGDARAQAPAGLGGLGLPGLEGMLGTMPDASSVNQLMQNPAISQMMQSILSNPQYMNQIIALNPQMRSFLDSNSQLREMMQNPEVLRQLTSPDTMQQLLTFQQALLSRLGQQQSTQEQGQTGGGTAGPLNNTGLEMLMNMFGGLGAGSLAVPNRSNVPPEELYATQLSQLQEMGFFDTQENIRALIATAGNVHAAVERLLGNLGQ, encoded by the exons ATGGGGGGTGATGGAGCTGCGGAGGAGGGAACCGAATCCAGCGGTCGAGAGGGAGTCACCGTCAACGTGCGGTGCTCCAACGGCTCGAAGTTTTCCGTCCAGATTGGGCTGGACTCCACCGTCGGATCGTTCAAGGACGCTTTGGCCCAGAAGTGCGATATACCGTCAGATCAACAGAGGCTGATTTACAAGGGTCGGATCCTCAAGGACGATCAGACCCTTCAAAGCTACG GCTTGGAGGCAGATCATACTGTCCACTTAGTTCGTGGTTTTGCACCAGCTGCTGCACCAGCCAATGCTGCTGGTGGAACCAATCCGGGAGGTCCAACTACCACTCAAAGTAATACTAGAAGTGTTGGTTCAAATGAAGGTGAGGCAATGGGAGGAGCTGGTTTTGGAGCTTCACTACTTCCTGGACTCGGTATTAATGGGATGGATGGTGGTGCTGGTGGTTTGTTTGGAGCTGGGTTTCCAGATTTTGAACAGGTGCAACAACAGCTGACTCGGAACCCAAACATAATGAGAGAAATAATGAATATGCCTGTTGTTCAAAACCTAATGAATAACCCCGATATAATGCGGAACTTGATTATGAGTAATCCTCAAATGCGTGAAATCATTGATCAAAACCCTGAGCTAGCACATGTACTTAATGATCCCAGCACTCTCCGTCAGACACTTGAAGCTGCAAGAAACCCAGAGCTCATGCGTGAGATGATGCGCAACACTGACAGAGCAATGAGCAATATTGAATCTTCTCCTGAGGGATTCAATATGCTGAGGCGCATGTATGAAAATGTTCAAGAGCCATTCCTGAATGCAACGACAATGGCTGGGAATACCGGAAACGATAATGCGAACCCATTTGCAGCTCTTTTGGGGACCCAAGGTGGGGACCAGGCCATAAATCCATCAAGTACATCACCAACCGCTGGTTCTGAGACGGCTGCTGGTTCTCCTGCTCCCAATACTAACCCACTTCCAAATCCTTGGACAGCTACTGCCA CAGCTGGAGCTGTCCAAACAAACACCACGAGGTCAACTCCTATTGGGGATGCTAGGGCACAGGCACCTGCTGGCTTAGGTGGGCTTGGTCTTCCGGGGCTTGAAGGCATGCTTGGTACAATGCCGGATGCTTCTTCAGTCAATCAGTTGATGCAAAATCCAGCTATTTCGCAGATGATGCAAAGCATCCTTTCCAACCCTCAATATATGAATCAG ATTATTGCTCTCAATCCCCAGATGCGCAGTTTCCTTGATTCCAATTCTCAACTTAGGGAAATGATGCAGAACCCAGAAGTTCTTCGCCAGTTGACTTCTCCTGATACAATGCAG CAACTGTTGACTTTTCAACAAGCTCTTCTGTCTCGGCTTGGTCAGCAGCAGTCAACACA GGAACAGGGTCAGACTGGAGGAGGTACAG CAGGACCATTGAACAACACTGGGTTGGAGATGTTGATGAACATGTTTGGTGGACTCGGGGCTGGCAGCCTGGCTGTTCCTAATAGATCTAATG TGCCGCCAGAAGAACTCTATGCTACTCAGCTGTCGCAGCTTCAAGAAATGGGTTTCTTTGACACACAAGAGAATATACGGGCCTTGATTGCCACTGCAGGTAATGTTCATGCTGCGGTGGAGCGACTTTTGGGGAACTTGGGCCAGTAG
- the LOC132170400 gene encoding ubiquitin domain-containing protein DSK2b-like isoform X4 produces the protein MGGDGAAEEGTESSGREGVTVNVRCSNGSKFSVQIGLDSTVGSFKDALAQKCDIPSDQQRLIYKGRILKDDQTLQSYGLEADHTVHLVRGFAPAAAPANAAGGTNPGGPTTTQSNTRSVGSNEGEAMGGAGFGASLLPGLGINGMDGGAGGLFGAGFPDFEQVQQQLTRNPNIMREIMNMPVVQNLMNNPDIMRNLIMSNPQMREIIDQNPELAHVLNDPSTLRQTLEAARNPELMREMMRNTDRAMSNIESSPEGFNMLRRMYENVQEPFLNATTMAGNTGNDNANPFAALLGTQGGDQAINPSSTSPTAGSETAAGSPAPNTNPLPNPWTATATGAVQTNTTRSTPIGDARAQAPAGLGGLGLPGLEGMLGTMPDASSVNQLMQNPAISQMMQSILSNPQYMNQIIALNPQMRSFLDSNSQLREMMQNPEVLRQLTSPDTMQQLLTFQQALLSRLGQQQSTQEQGQTGGGTGPLNNTGLEMLMNMFGGLGAGSLAVPNRSNVPPEELYATQLSQLQEMGFFDTQENIRALIATAGNVHAAVERLLGNLGQ, from the exons ATGGGGGGTGATGGAGCTGCGGAGGAGGGAACCGAATCCAGCGGTCGAGAGGGAGTCACCGTCAACGTGCGGTGCTCCAACGGCTCGAAGTTTTCCGTCCAGATTGGGCTGGACTCCACCGTCGGATCGTTCAAGGACGCTTTGGCCCAGAAGTGCGATATACCGTCAGATCAACAGAGGCTGATTTACAAGGGTCGGATCCTCAAGGACGATCAGACCCTTCAAAGCTACG GCTTGGAGGCAGATCATACTGTCCACTTAGTTCGTGGTTTTGCACCAGCTGCTGCACCAGCCAATGCTGCTGGTGGAACCAATCCGGGAGGTCCAACTACCACTCAAAGTAATACTAGAAGTGTTGGTTCAAATGAAGGTGAGGCAATGGGAGGAGCTGGTTTTGGAGCTTCACTACTTCCTGGACTCGGTATTAATGGGATGGATGGTGGTGCTGGTGGTTTGTTTGGAGCTGGGTTTCCAGATTTTGAACAGGTGCAACAACAGCTGACTCGGAACCCAAACATAATGAGAGAAATAATGAATATGCCTGTTGTTCAAAACCTAATGAATAACCCCGATATAATGCGGAACTTGATTATGAGTAATCCTCAAATGCGTGAAATCATTGATCAAAACCCTGAGCTAGCACATGTACTTAATGATCCCAGCACTCTCCGTCAGACACTTGAAGCTGCAAGAAACCCAGAGCTCATGCGTGAGATGATGCGCAACACTGACAGAGCAATGAGCAATATTGAATCTTCTCCTGAGGGATTCAATATGCTGAGGCGCATGTATGAAAATGTTCAAGAGCCATTCCTGAATGCAACGACAATGGCTGGGAATACCGGAAACGATAATGCGAACCCATTTGCAGCTCTTTTGGGGACCCAAGGTGGGGACCAGGCCATAAATCCATCAAGTACATCACCAACCGCTGGTTCTGAGACGGCTGCTGGTTCTCCTGCTCCCAATACTAACCCACTTCCAAATCCTTGGACAGCTACTGCCA CTGGAGCTGTCCAAACAAACACCACGAGGTCAACTCCTATTGGGGATGCTAGGGCACAGGCACCTGCTGGCTTAGGTGGGCTTGGTCTTCCGGGGCTTGAAGGCATGCTTGGTACAATGCCGGATGCTTCTTCAGTCAATCAGTTGATGCAAAATCCAGCTATTTCGCAGATGATGCAAAGCATCCTTTCCAACCCTCAATATATGAATCAG ATTATTGCTCTCAATCCCCAGATGCGCAGTTTCCTTGATTCCAATTCTCAACTTAGGGAAATGATGCAGAACCCAGAAGTTCTTCGCCAGTTGACTTCTCCTGATACAATGCAG CAACTGTTGACTTTTCAACAAGCTCTTCTGTCTCGGCTTGGTCAGCAGCAGTCAACACA GGAACAGGGTCAGACTGGAGGAGGTACAG GACCATTGAACAACACTGGGTTGGAGATGTTGATGAACATGTTTGGTGGACTCGGGGCTGGCAGCCTGGCTGTTCCTAATAGATCTAATG TGCCGCCAGAAGAACTCTATGCTACTCAGCTGTCGCAGCTTCAAGAAATGGGTTTCTTTGACACACAAGAGAATATACGGGCCTTGATTGCCACTGCAGGTAATGTTCATGCTGCGGTGGAGCGACTTTTGGGGAACTTGGGCCAGTAG
- the LOC132172432 gene encoding WD repeat-containing protein 55, which produces MEINLGGLAFDIDFHPSKELVTTGLINGDLHLYSYAANALPQRLLKVRAHTGSCRAVRFIEGGSAIATCSTDCSILTTDVETRSPKLRLEDAHGDAINRLINLDKTTIATGDDEGCIKVWDTRQRSCCNSFDAHCDYISDITFYSEGSKVKLLATSGDGTLSVCDLRKNKVQAQSEFSEDELLSVVIMKKNGRQDDWKVVCGSQTGTLLLYSWGCFKDCSDRFIGLSPNSIDALLKLDEDTIITGSENGLISLVGILPNRIIQPIAEHSEYPVERLAFSYDRKFLGSIAHDQMLKLWDLHDILQGSGKTVPSQPANADSDSDEMKMETSLPENNKGTKRKSGNVFSSSSSFYADL; this is translated from the exons aTGGAGATAAACTTGGGAGGACTTGCTTTCGACATTGATTTCCATCCTTCGAAAGAACTCGTAACCACTGGGCTCATAAATGGGGACCTTCACCTCTACAGTTATGCTGCTAATGCCTTACCGCAGAGGCTGTTGAAAGTTCGCGCACACACCGGGTCTTGCAGAGCTGTTAGATTCATTGAAGGCGGAAGTG CAATTGCAACTTGTTCTACGGACTGCTCAATTCTGACCACAGATGTGGAGACTAGATCACCCAAACTTCGTCTTGAAGATGCCCACGG TGATGCAATCAATAGATTGATAAACTTGGACAAGACAACCATAGCCACGGGTGACGATGAAGGGTGTATCAAGGTGTGGGATACCAGGCAGCGTTCTTGCTGCAATTCTTTTGATGCTCATTGCGATTACATTTCTGATATCACTTTTTATTCTGAGGGCTCCAAAGTCAAACTCTTGGCAACTAG TGGTGATGGGACACTTTCTGTTTGCGATCTTCGAAAAAATAAA GTCCAAGCTCAGTCTGAGTTCTCTGAAGATGAGTTACTCTCCGTTGTTATCATGAAG AAAAATGGTCGGCAAGATGATTGGAAAGTCGTTTGTGGATCACAAACTGGAACTCTATTACTGTATTCATGGGGATGCTTCAAGGATTGCAg TGATCGCTTTATTGGTCTCTCTCCGAACTCTATTGATGCATTGTTAAAG CTTGACGAAGATACAATCATCACTGGATCCGAGAATGGACTCATCAG CCTGGTAGGCATATTACCCAACAGAATCATTCAACCGATTGCGGAGCACTCAGAGTATCCCGTGGAGCGCCTTG CTTTTTCATACGATAGAAAGTTCCTTGGCAGTATAGCACATGATCAGATGCTGAAG CTATGGGATTTGCATGATATATTGCAAGGTTCTGGAAAAACTGTACCAAGTCAACCTGCTAACGCAGACAGTGATAGTGATGAGATGAAAATGGAAACTAGTCTTCCAGAGAATAATAAAG GTACCAAGAGAAAAAGTGGAAATGTTTTTAGCAGTTCAAGCAGTTTTTATGCAGATTTGTAG
- the LOC132170400 gene encoding ubiquitin domain-containing protein DSK2b-like isoform X3, which translates to MGGDGAAEEGTESSGREGVTVNVRCSNGSKFSVQIGLDSTVGSFKDALAQKCDIPSDQQRLIYKGRILKDDQTLQSYGLEADHTVHLVRGFAPAAAPANAAGGTNPGGPTTTQSNTRSVGSNEGEAMGGAGFGASLLPGLGINGMDGGAGGLFGAGFPDFEQVQQQLTRNPNIMREIMNMPVVQNLMNNPDIMRNLIMSNPQMREIIDQNPELAHVLNDPSTLRQTLEAARNPELMREMMRNTDRAMSNIESSPEGFNMLRRMYENVQEPFLNATTMAGNTGNDNANPFAALLGTQGGDQAINPSSTSPTAGSETAAGSPAPNTNPLPNPWTATATGAVQTNTTRSTPIGDARAQAPAGLGGLGLPGLEGMLGTMPDASSVNQLMQNPAISQMMQSILSNPQYMNQIIALNPQMRSFLDSNSQLREMMQNPEVLRQLTSPDTMQQLLTFQQALLSRLGQQQSTQEQGQTGGGTAGPLNNTGLEMLMNMFGGLGAGSLAVPNRSNVPPEELYATQLSQLQEMGFFDTQENIRALIATAGNVHAAVERLLGNLGQ; encoded by the exons ATGGGGGGTGATGGAGCTGCGGAGGAGGGAACCGAATCCAGCGGTCGAGAGGGAGTCACCGTCAACGTGCGGTGCTCCAACGGCTCGAAGTTTTCCGTCCAGATTGGGCTGGACTCCACCGTCGGATCGTTCAAGGACGCTTTGGCCCAGAAGTGCGATATACCGTCAGATCAACAGAGGCTGATTTACAAGGGTCGGATCCTCAAGGACGATCAGACCCTTCAAAGCTACG GCTTGGAGGCAGATCATACTGTCCACTTAGTTCGTGGTTTTGCACCAGCTGCTGCACCAGCCAATGCTGCTGGTGGAACCAATCCGGGAGGTCCAACTACCACTCAAAGTAATACTAGAAGTGTTGGTTCAAATGAAGGTGAGGCAATGGGAGGAGCTGGTTTTGGAGCTTCACTACTTCCTGGACTCGGTATTAATGGGATGGATGGTGGTGCTGGTGGTTTGTTTGGAGCTGGGTTTCCAGATTTTGAACAGGTGCAACAACAGCTGACTCGGAACCCAAACATAATGAGAGAAATAATGAATATGCCTGTTGTTCAAAACCTAATGAATAACCCCGATATAATGCGGAACTTGATTATGAGTAATCCTCAAATGCGTGAAATCATTGATCAAAACCCTGAGCTAGCACATGTACTTAATGATCCCAGCACTCTCCGTCAGACACTTGAAGCTGCAAGAAACCCAGAGCTCATGCGTGAGATGATGCGCAACACTGACAGAGCAATGAGCAATATTGAATCTTCTCCTGAGGGATTCAATATGCTGAGGCGCATGTATGAAAATGTTCAAGAGCCATTCCTGAATGCAACGACAATGGCTGGGAATACCGGAAACGATAATGCGAACCCATTTGCAGCTCTTTTGGGGACCCAAGGTGGGGACCAGGCCATAAATCCATCAAGTACATCACCAACCGCTGGTTCTGAGACGGCTGCTGGTTCTCCTGCTCCCAATACTAACCCACTTCCAAATCCTTGGACAGCTACTGCCA CTGGAGCTGTCCAAACAAACACCACGAGGTCAACTCCTATTGGGGATGCTAGGGCACAGGCACCTGCTGGCTTAGGTGGGCTTGGTCTTCCGGGGCTTGAAGGCATGCTTGGTACAATGCCGGATGCTTCTTCAGTCAATCAGTTGATGCAAAATCCAGCTATTTCGCAGATGATGCAAAGCATCCTTTCCAACCCTCAATATATGAATCAG ATTATTGCTCTCAATCCCCAGATGCGCAGTTTCCTTGATTCCAATTCTCAACTTAGGGAAATGATGCAGAACCCAGAAGTTCTTCGCCAGTTGACTTCTCCTGATACAATGCAG CAACTGTTGACTTTTCAACAAGCTCTTCTGTCTCGGCTTGGTCAGCAGCAGTCAACACA GGAACAGGGTCAGACTGGAGGAGGTACAG CAGGACCATTGAACAACACTGGGTTGGAGATGTTGATGAACATGTTTGGTGGACTCGGGGCTGGCAGCCTGGCTGTTCCTAATAGATCTAATG TGCCGCCAGAAGAACTCTATGCTACTCAGCTGTCGCAGCTTCAAGAAATGGGTTTCTTTGACACACAAGAGAATATACGGGCCTTGATTGCCACTGCAGGTAATGTTCATGCTGCGGTGGAGCGACTTTTGGGGAACTTGGGCCAGTAG